The genomic stretch ATCCTGAAGGGGCGCGGCGCGAGCGCGAACCACATCAGTATCGCCTTCGCGGGCGAGGGTCAGGACATCGACACGGGCGCGAAGGTGTATCACAACGCTCCGAACACCAACTCGACGATCGAGTCCAAATCGATCTCGAAAGATGGCGGGCGGACCAACTATCGCGGACTCGTCCACATCTCGGACGGGGCGCACGATTCGTCGACGGCAGTCGAGTGTGACGCCTTGATGTTCGACAACGAGTCGATCTCGGACACGATGCCGTACATGGAGATCAACGAGTCGAAGGTCGACGTCGCCCACGAGGCGACGGTGGGCAAGATCGGCGACGAGGACGTCTTCTACCTCCAGTCGCGTGGTCTGGACGACGACGACGCCAAACAGATGATCGTTTCGGGGTTCATCGAGCCGATTACGGAAGAGCTGCCCATCGAGTACGCCGTCGAGCTCAACCGGCTCATCGAGCTCGAGATGGAAGGCAGTCTGGGCTGATCGCCCGGGTCCGAGCTCGTTTTTCGCGTTTTTCATTTCCCGAGCGGGTAGCCAAGGGTGTCCTTTATGCGCTCCGAGGAGAACCCTCGGGTATGTCGACGGGAGATTTCGAGGGATACGGCGGCCGACACGTCCCCGAGGCGCTCGAGGGACCGCTCTCGGAGCTGGCCGAGGCCTACGACGAGGTCGGGAAGAGCGAGGGGTTCCAGGAGGAGTTCCGGAGCTATCTCGAGGAGTTCGCGGGCCGGCCGACGCCGCTGTATCACGCGCGCAACCTGAGCGAGCGCTACGGTGCCGAGATCTACCTCAAGCGCGAGGACCTCCTGCATGGCGGCGCCCACAAGATCAACAACTGCCTGGGCCAGGCCCTGCTGGCAAAGCGGGCAGGCCGCGAGCGCCTGA from Halalkalicoccus tibetensis encodes the following:
- a CDS encoding SufD family Fe-S cluster assembly protein, producing ILKGRGASANHISIAFAGEGQDIDTGAKVYHNAPNTNSTIESKSISKDGGRTNYRGLVHISDGAHDSSTAVECDALMFDNESISDTMPYMEINESKVDVAHEATVGKIGDEDVFYLQSRGLDDDDAKQMIVSGFIEPITEELPIEYAVELNRLIELEMEGSLG